In one Brassica oleracea var. oleracea cultivar TO1000 chromosome C9, BOL, whole genome shotgun sequence genomic region, the following are encoded:
- the LOC106317476 gene encoding dirigent protein 12-like, whose product MANEISRHILSFVLVLLLLSETVSFDWKKPCKSFVLYQHNIAYDSDNTDNATSATILNPLGLGNFLFGKFVIFDNPVTMDQNYLSKPVARAQGFIFYNKKSNFNIWVACTLVFNSTQHKGTFTIMDANPIREPTRDLSIVGGTGDFFMTRGIATFKSDLIQGSKYFRLKMDINLYECY is encoded by the coding sequence ATGGCAAATGAAATTTCCAGACACATATTGTCCTTCGTATTGGTTTTACTACTCCTCTCCGAGACTGTCTCATTTGACTGGAAAAAACCTTGCAAGAGTTTTGTTCTCTACCAACATAACATCGCCTACGATAGTGATAACACGGATAATGCCACATCAGCAACAATCTTGAACCCTTTAGGACTAGGGAACTTTCTTTTCGGAAAGTTTGTGATCTTTGACAACCCTGTAACAATGGACCAGAACTATCTCTCCAAACCGGTGGCTCGTGCCCAAGGATTCATTTTCTACAACAAGAAGTCTAATTTCAACATTTGGGTCGCTTGCACGCTGGTGTTCAACTCAACGCAACACAAAGGTACATTTACCATAATGGATGCGAACCCGATAAGGGAGCCGACCAGAGACTTATCGATAGTTGGTGGGACCGGTGACTTCTTCATGACTCGTGGGATAGCTACGTTCAAGAGCGACCTCATTCAAGGCAGTAAGTATTTCCGTCTCAAAATGGACATTAATCTCTATGAATGTTACTAA